A section of the Candidatus Nitrosacidococcus sp. I8 genome encodes:
- a CDS encoding peptidoglycan DD-metalloendopeptidase family protein: MTVGNFYLVWVVVFTLAIESCSFIKAPTYYTVKRGDTLSSIGRKYNIDYENLSQWNNINSSNTIYTGQKLRLVPTAKELAAHTGTSKKIKIASSNKKNISNQSPQPQQPLTNIAWQWPTQGKILQHFSSTLPIHKGIDIQGKLGQSVVAAADGEVVYSGMGPLQYGNLIILKHKNNFLSAYAHNQILTVKEGSFIKKGQEIAKLGSSGTTQVKLHFEIRYNDKAVDPVKYLTTRQINH, from the coding sequence TTGACTGTTGGTAATTTTTACCTTGTATGGGTAGTTGTTTTTACGCTAGCTATTGAATCTTGTAGCTTTATTAAAGCACCTACTTATTACACTGTAAAGCGTGGGGATACGCTCTCTTCAATTGGTAGAAAGTACAATATAGATTATGAGAATTTATCTCAGTGGAACAATATTAATTCATCTAATACTATCTATACGGGTCAAAAATTGCGCCTCGTGCCTACTGCAAAAGAGTTAGCAGCCCATACTGGTACTTCAAAAAAAATAAAAATAGCCTCTTCTAATAAGAAAAATATCTCTAACCAGTCTCCTCAACCTCAACAACCTCTCACTAATATTGCTTGGCAATGGCCTACGCAAGGTAAAATTCTTCAGCACTTCTCTTCTACTCTTCCTATTCATAAAGGAATCGATATTCAAGGAAAGTTAGGGCAATCAGTAGTTGCTGCAGCTGATGGAGAAGTAGTATATAGTGGAATGGGTCCGCTTCAATACGGTAATTTAATTATTCTTAAACATAAGAATAATTTCTTAAGTGCTTATGCCCATAATCAAATTCTTACTGTCAAAGAGGGAAGCTTTATTAAGAAAGGGCAAGAAATTGCTAAATTAGGATCTAGTGGTACGACTCAAGTTAAGCTTCATTTTGAAATCCGTTATAATGATAAAGCAGTAGATCCTGTAAAGTACCTTACTACTCGTCAAATTAACCATTAA
- the prfB gene encoding peptide chain release factor 2 (programmed frameshift), producing the protein MIEKGIVVQRIYDYTERLASLRGYLNFVEKQEQLIELDRELALPAIWNQPDQAQKLNQERVRIQNIIGPLIELDEKTLQAKELFELALEENDQNTAQDVALELDDIEQQLTTLEFRRMFSGEMDSHSAFLDIQAGSGGTEAQDWANMLLRMYLRWGESHNFATTITEISDGDIAGIKSATVHFKGEYAFGWLRTETGVHRLVRKSPFDSGNRRHTSFAAAFVYPELDDKIDIEINPADLRIDTYRASGAGGQHVNRTDSAVRITHIPTNIVAQCQSERSQHQNKAHAMTQLRAKLYELEMRKREAQKQEAEDAKSDIGWGSQIRSYVLDQSRIKDLRTQIEVGNTQAVLDGNLDIFIEASLKSGL; encoded by the exons ATGATAGAAAAAGGAATAGTCGTTCAAAGAATTTATGATTATACCGAACGATTAGCATCCTTAAGGGGGTATCTT AACTTCGTAGAAAAACAAGAACAATTGATAGAGCTAGATAGGGAATTAGCACTTCCAGCTATTTGGAATCAGCCTGATCAAGCCCAAAAACTTAATCAAGAGCGCGTTAGAATCCAAAATATTATAGGACCATTAATCGAGTTAGATGAAAAAACCCTTCAAGCCAAAGAACTCTTCGAACTTGCTTTAGAAGAAAACGATCAAAATACTGCTCAGGATGTAGCCCTAGAGTTAGATGACATAGAGCAACAGCTTACGACATTAGAATTTCGTCGAATGTTTTCTGGGGAAATGGATTCTCATTCTGCTTTTTTAGATATACAAGCTGGATCTGGAGGCACAGAAGCTCAAGACTGGGCAAATATGCTCCTTAGAATGTATTTACGCTGGGGAGAAAGTCATAATTTTGCAACTACAATCACTGAGATCTCTGATGGCGATATAGCAGGTATTAAAAGTGCTACCGTTCACTTTAAAGGGGAATATGCATTTGGTTGGCTTAGAACAGAGACTGGGGTACATCGACTAGTTCGAAAATCCCCTTTTGATTCAGGCAATCGTCGTCATACCTCCTTTGCAGCCGCCTTTGTTTATCCTGAGTTAGATGACAAAATAGATATTGAAATTAATCCAGCAGATTTGCGTATTGATACCTATCGAGCTAGTGGGGCAGGTGGACAACATGTAAATCGCACCGATTCTGCAGTAAGAATTACTCACATTCCCACTAATATAGTGGCACAATGCCAAAGTGAGCGATCTCAGCACCAAAATAAAGCCCACGCCATGACTCAACTTCGAGCAAAACTCTATGAATTGGAAATGCGTAAACGAGAGGCTCAAAAACAAGAAGCTGAAGATGCAAAATCAGATATTGGCTGGGGAAGCCAAATTCGTAGCTATGTATTGGATCAATCCCGTATTAAAGATTTACGTACTCAAATAGAAGTGGGTAATACGCAAGCAGTATTAGATGGAAATCTAGATATTTTCATTGAGGCGAGCCTTAAAAGCGGATTATAA
- the lysS gene encoding lysine--tRNA ligase — translation MSEQEESTLIAQRRAKLTEIRNQGNPFPNDFRRNTTAKELYEKYDSKDAETLAVDSIKIKISGRMMTRRVMGQASFAHIQDMSGKIQIYARKDSLSENIYQEFKQWDLGDIIGAEGILMKTKSGELSIRVEHLQLLTKSLRPLPEKFHGLTNQEIRYRQRYLDLIMNESTREVFQRRSHIISYIRNYLTHHGFLEVETPMMQNTPGGALARPFVTFHNALDLELFLRIAPELYLKRLVVGGFEKVFELNRNFRNEGLSTRHNPEFTMVEFYQAYASYEDLMDFTESMLKGLTQTVLGSTQITYQGESYNFSKPFNRMTLKESILHFNPQLNTEDIESLDNAQKVAKFLDISTQKSYGLGKIQLEIFEKTVESKLKEPTFITAYPTEVSPLARRNSADPFITDRFEFFVGGWEIANGFSELNDAEDQAGRFQDQLKDREAGDQEAMRFDEDYIRALEYGMPPTAGEGIGIDRLVMLLTDSPSIRDVLLFPHMRPH, via the coding sequence ATGTCAGAACAAGAAGAAAGTACTCTAATTGCTCAAAGAAGAGCAAAGCTAACTGAAATACGTAACCAAGGTAATCCTTTTCCTAATGACTTTAGAAGGAATACTACTGCAAAAGAATTATATGAAAAATATGATTCTAAAGATGCTGAAACCCTTGCTGTTGATTCCATTAAGATAAAAATTTCTGGAAGAATGATGACTCGTAGGGTGATGGGTCAAGCAAGCTTTGCTCATATTCAGGATATGTCTGGAAAAATCCAGATTTATGCTCGAAAAGATAGCTTATCGGAAAATATCTACCAAGAATTTAAACAATGGGATCTTGGGGATATTATTGGTGCTGAAGGTATTTTAATGAAAACTAAAAGTGGAGAGCTCTCTATTCGAGTAGAACATTTACAATTACTTACGAAATCTCTACGCCCCTTACCTGAAAAATTCCATGGATTAACCAATCAGGAAATTCGCTATCGCCAGCGCTACTTAGATCTCATTATGAATGAATCTACTCGGGAAGTATTTCAGCGACGTAGTCATATTATTAGTTATATTCGTAATTATCTAACACATCATGGGTTTCTCGAAGTAGAAACCCCGATGATGCAAAATACCCCCGGGGGGGCACTTGCACGACCCTTTGTGACTTTCCATAATGCTTTAGATTTAGAATTGTTTTTACGAATTGCACCAGAACTCTACCTTAAACGGCTTGTAGTGGGTGGTTTTGAGAAAGTATTTGAGCTTAATCGCAACTTTCGGAATGAAGGGCTCTCTACTCGCCATAATCCAGAATTTACTATGGTAGAGTTTTATCAGGCTTATGCTTCTTATGAGGATTTAATGGATTTTACAGAATCCATGCTAAAAGGGCTTACCCAAACGGTACTGGGCTCTACTCAAATAACTTATCAGGGAGAATCTTATAATTTTAGTAAGCCATTTAACCGAATGACTCTAAAAGAATCTATTCTTCACTTTAATCCTCAGCTTAATACTGAAGATATAGAATCTTTAGATAATGCTCAGAAGGTGGCTAAATTCTTAGATATTTCCACACAAAAAAGCTATGGACTAGGCAAAATTCAACTAGAAATATTTGAAAAGACGGTGGAATCTAAACTTAAAGAACCCACTTTTATTACAGCATATCCCACAGAAGTTTCCCCCCTAGCACGGCGAAATAGTGCAGATCCTTTTATCACTGATCGGTTTGAATTTTTTGTAGGCGGTTGGGAAATTGCTAATGGATTCTCAGAATTAAATGATGCAGAGGATCAAGCAGGTCGTTTTCAAGATCAGCTTAAAGATCGAGAAGCAGGAGATCAAGAAGCTATGAGGTTCGATGAGGATTATATCCGAGCATTAGAGTATGGTATGCCACCTACAGCAGGGGAGGGGATTGGGATTGATCGCTTAGTTATGCTTTTGACTGACTCACCCTCTATTCGGGATGTACTGTTATTTCCTCATATGCGCCCACACTGA